From the Ilumatobacteraceae bacterium genome, the window CCCGTCTTTGAGCACCGCGACCCGGTCGCCCATGGTCATGGCCTCGACCTGGTCGTGGGTCACGTAGACCGTGGTGACGCCGAGCTCGCGCTGGAGTGCAGCGATCTCCGCGCGCATCTGCACACGCAACTTGGCGTCGAGGTTCGACAGTGGCTCGTCCATCAGGAACGCCGCCGGCTGCCGCACGATCGCCCGGCCCATCGCGACGCGCTGACGCTGACCACCGGAGAGCTGCCCCGGCTTGCGGTCGAGATTCGCCGTCAACTCGAGGATCTCAGCGGCTTTACGGACCCGCTGATCGATCTCTTCTTTCGGGACCTTCGCCAACTTCAACGCGAAGCCGATGTTGTCGTACACCGACATGTGCGGATACAGCGCATAGTTCTGGAACACCATCGCGATGTCGCGATCCTTCGGCTCCACGTCGTTGACGATGCGCTCACCGATCTTCAGGTCGCCGCCCGTGATCGACTCCAACCCGGCCACCATCCGCAACGCCGTCGACTTGCCGCAACCCGACGGCCCGACCAGGACGAGGAACTCGGAATCCCGGACGTCGAGGTTCAAGTCGTGAATCGCGTGATACCCGTTGTCGTACACCTTGT encodes:
- the ugpC gene encoding sn-glycerol-3-phosphate ABC transporter ATP-binding protein UgpC; translation: MATVQLENVNKVYDNGYHAIHDLNLDVRDSEFLVLVGPSGCGKSTALRMVAGLESITGGDLKIGERIVNDVEPKDRDIAMVFQNYALYPHMSVYDNIGFALKLAKVPKEEIDQRVRKAAEILELTANLDRKPGQLSGGQRQRVAMGRAIVRQPAAFLMDEPLSNLDAKLRVQMRAEIAALQRELGVTTVYVTHDQVEAMTMGDRVAVLKDGYLQQVDTPQNLYDRPENVFVAAFIGSPSMNLYESTVTLNGDAGTVTIGSQTLSLDASVLAARPALRNYDGKKVVLGIRPEDFEDAALASGGGEGRVLTAPVTLLEALGSEIMVHFRLDATTVDSGDPDAVEEAGGETAANAVGRFNPRSTVRMGETAQIAVATENAHFFDYDTRLAIWD